One part of the Vicugna pacos chromosome 20, VicPac4, whole genome shotgun sequence genome encodes these proteins:
- the PEX39 gene encoding peroxisomal biogenesis factor 39, translating into MEPPCSPSRSGHAPAPAESAPASVTLTQLLQLVQQGEELPGLEKRHITATLGEPTASRLLRRPKPWEAASSAEDLAPMPQTLGHRPTDPQVWAEHPPGVARLGAGATAPF; encoded by the coding sequence ATGGAGCCGCCTTGCAGTCCCAGCCGGTCGGGCCATGCTCCCGCGCCGGCGGAGTCAGCCCCGGCCTCGGTGACCCTGACGCAGCTCCTGCAGCTGGTCCAGCAGGGCGAGGAGCTCCCGGGCCTGGAGAAGCGCCACATCACGGCGACCCTCGGCGAACCCACGGCATCCCGACTCCTGCGGAGGCCCAAGCCCTGGGAGGCCGCAAGCTCCGCAGAGGACCTGGCGCCGATGCCGCAGACTTTGGGCCACAGGCCCACCGACCCTCAAGTATGGGCAGAGCACCCTCCTGGAGTAGCCCGGCTTGGCGCAGGTGCGACGGCGCCTTTCTAG